A genome region from Crossiella equi includes the following:
- a CDS encoding helix-turn-helix transcriptional regulator, whose amino-acid sequence MSTTQLGEFLRARRSRLNPSDVGLPSAGSRRVAGLRREEVAVLAGVSADYYARLEQGREANPSGQVVDALARALRLDADAHWHAYRLAGLLPRAATGVVEEVAPELVSLMGSFPASVAYVVNRRLQVLACNALAEQVLSPLADRTNMIPTLFHDPAARELFADWPDIARDSVRALRLAIGHDRHDPELLAMVDALLGASAEFAALWRTHDTSELGSTTKVLCHPVAGRITLHYQTFDVRAAPGQSLLVGTAAPGSPDEAALRALGETR is encoded by the coding sequence GTGAGCACCACCCAGCTCGGCGAGTTCCTGCGCGCCCGGCGATCCCGGCTCAACCCCAGCGACGTGGGACTGCCCAGCGCGGGGTCCCGCCGGGTGGCGGGGCTGCGGCGCGAGGAGGTCGCGGTGCTGGCCGGGGTCAGCGCCGACTACTACGCGCGCCTGGAACAGGGCCGCGAGGCCAACCCGTCCGGGCAGGTGGTCGACGCCCTGGCCCGCGCGCTGCGCCTGGACGCCGACGCGCACTGGCACGCCTACCGGCTGGCCGGGCTCCTCCCGCGTGCCGCCACCGGCGTGGTCGAGGAGGTCGCGCCGGAGCTGGTGTCCCTCATGGGCTCCTTCCCCGCCTCGGTGGCCTACGTGGTCAACCGGCGGTTGCAGGTGCTGGCGTGCAACGCCCTCGCCGAGCAGGTGCTGTCCCCGCTGGCCGACCGCACGAACATGATCCCCACGCTCTTCCACGACCCGGCCGCGCGCGAGCTGTTCGCGGACTGGCCGGACATCGCCCGCGACTCGGTGCGCGCGCTGCGCCTGGCCATCGGGCACGACCGGCACGACCCCGAGCTGCTGGCGATGGTCGACGCGCTGCTCGGCGCCAGCGCCGAGTTCGCCGCGCTGTGGCGCACGCACGACACCAGCGAGCTGGGCAGCACCACCAAGGTGCTGTGCCACCCGGTGGCCGGCCGGATAACGCTGCACTACCAGACCTTCGACGTGCGGGCCGCGCCCGGCCAGTCGCTGCTGGTGGGCACGGCCGCACCGGGCAGCCCGGACGAGGCCGCGCTGCGCGCGCTCGGCGAGACGCGCTGA